The Myxococcus virescens region AGCACGCGCAGCTTCTCCTCGGGCGTCCACTTCTGCGGGTCAGTGGGCTTCTTCTCCTCGGGCGGCGGCGTCATCGCCGCTACCCTACGCGCCTCGCGCAACCACTGCGACAGCGTCGGCTGCGAGACTCCCACCTGAC contains the following coding sequences:
- a CDS encoding transposase; protein product: MSYTDAFKAEMVKRMVGPGAVSAAALSRQVGVSQPTLSQWLREARRVAAMTPPPEEKKPTDPQKWTPEEKLRVL